DNA from Chromatiales bacterium:
CGCCTGCGCGAGCGTTGCCCGGCCGGCATGCATGAGCTGCTTGATCTCGATCAGGAGCACGCGCGGATTGCGGCATGCAGTGCTGCGGATCCGGCAGTGGAGATCGTTCCGGAGCAGCTCTGCTACCTGATGTTCACTTCCGGTTCCGGCGGCGCGCCCAAGTGCGTGATGGTCACGCATGGCAATCTCGCCGGGCTGTTTCCGCCGCTCTGCGCGGCGCTCGAGTTCGGTTCCGATGATGTCTGGAGCTGGTTTCATTCCGCTTCCTTCGGCTTCTCGGTCTGGGAGATCCACGGTGCGCTGCTGCACGGTGGCTGCCTGCAGGTGGTGCCCGAAGTGGTCCGCAATGCACCCGCTGCACTCGGTGCCTGGATTGCCGAGCGGGGTGTGACGGTCTTCAGCCAGACGCCGTCAGCCCTGCGCCGGCTGCTCGGCGTGGCACCTTTTCATCAGGCGATCGCCGGCAGCCGGTTGCGTTATCTCGCGCTCAGTGGCGAGGCGCTGCGGCCGGAAGACATCGCCACCTGGCATCACTACCAGGATGCAGAACGACAACCCTCTGCGCCACGACTGCTCAGCACCTACGCGCTGACCGAGACCGCTGGCCAGGTAACCTTGCGCATTTACGGCGCAGCTGATTCCGGCAGCGAAGCAGTGCGCAATATCGGCCAGCCCCTCGGCGGTCGTCACGTGCTGGTACTGGATGCTGCCGGCCGGCCCGTCGCTCCGGGCGAAGCGGGCGAACTGTGGGTGGCCGGTACCTGTGTCGCGGCGGGCTATTTCGGCGACGCATCGCTCACCGCACAGCGCTTCACCACGCATGTCGTGGCCGGGCAGGGATTGCTGCGCGGTTACCGGACCGGTGACCAGGTGCGGCTGCGCGCTGATGGCGCACTCGAGTATCTGGGCCGTGCCGATATGCAGCTCAAGTATCGGGGCTACCGTATCGAGCCTGCGGAAATCGAAGCCGCATTGCGTGGCCACCCGGGCGTACGCGATGCAGCCGTGGCACTGCAGAGCGATGTGGCCGGCAATCCGCGCCTCACGGCGCACATCGTCAGCGCGGAAACAAAGGCGGATGCAACCGGACTGGAGTTCTGGCCTTCGCTGGGCGCGTATGAGGTATACGACGAGTTCCTGTACGGACTGATGAACGCCGAACCGGTGCGGCTGAACGCTTATCGCGCGGCTTTCGCCGGCAGCGTGCCTGGCAAGGCTGTACTCGATATAGGTACCGGCAGCGATGCTGTGCTGGCGCGCCTGTGTATCGAAGCCGGTGCCCGTCACGTGTATGCGGTTGAAATACTCGAGGCGGCAGCACGGCAGGCAGCTGAACTGGTGCGCACGCTGGGGCTCGAAGATCGCATCACCGTTTTGCACGGTGATATTGCAGCCATGGTGCTGCCGGAGCCGGTCGAAGTGTGTACCCAGGGCATCATCGGCAATATCGGCAGTGCCGATGGCATCGTGGCGGTCTGGAATGCCGCACGCCGCAATTTTGCTGCGGGCTGCGTGCCGGTCCCGTCCCGTTGCGTCACCCGGCTTGCGCTGATGGAGTTGCCTGCCGCAGCGCGCGAGCGGCCACGTTTTTCGCCGCTTGCCGCCGACTACGTGCGGCGCATGTTCATGCTGACCGGAAAACCCTTCGATGTGCGTCTCTGCGTGCGC
Protein-coding regions in this window:
- a CDS encoding amino acid adenylation domain-containing protein is translated as MSTLLRTPLPQSDAPDACLSLSLLERLAAHVQLRPDAPAIVCGEQQLAYAALDAAANRLAHRLQDLGVARDVPVGICLEPGTELLVAMLAVLKAGGAYLPLDPAWPRERLQQMLGVVNPAVLISCARLRERCPAGMHELLDLDQEHARIAACSAADPAVEIVPEQLCYLMFTSGSGGAPKCVMVTHGNLAGLFPPLCAALEFGSDDVWSWFHSASFGFSVWEIHGALLHGGCLQVVPEVVRNAPAALGAWIAERGVTVFSQTPSALRRLLGVAPFHQAIAGSRLRYLALSGEALRPEDIATWHHYQDAERQPSAPRLLSTYALTETAGQVTLRIYGAADSGSEAVRNIGQPLGGRHVLVLDAAGRPVAPGEAGELWVAGTCVAAGYFGDASLTAQRFTTHVVAGQGLLRGYRTGDQVRLRADGALEYLGRADMQLKYRGYRIEPAEIEAALRGHPGVRDAAVALQSDVAGNPRLTAHIVSAETKADATGLEFWPSLGAYEVYDEFLYGLMNAEPVRLNAYRAAFAGSVPGKAVLDIGTGSDAVLARLCIEAGARHVYAVEILEAAARQAAELVRTLGLEDRITVLHGDIAAMVLPEPVEVCTQGIIGNIGSADGIVAVWNAARRNFAAGCVPVPSRCVTRLALMELPAAARERPRFSPLAADYVRRMFMLTGKPFDVRLCVRNVKAADLLTAGTDFEVLEFHGPLPPGHIGSAELEVRRDGYLDGCLLWTVVSADAVHTVDYLQEQRAWLPVFVPMAETGITVHRGDVVRISWRAFNESDPRHPDYELCVSLGAEGDRPAREFRQVTRHSGTEAGAMRLHRELLADVGSEDQVVSVDALRAWLGDRVPEYMVPQSWLFLPELPLTPGGKLDREALPAPGRYRPRLAAAAIAPRNAVENAVAGLWARALGLEAIGVEDNFFDLGGDSITAVQLTTTTQRWLDAPVPLAALFDAPTVAAMCRHLEAAYAAPLAAALGRGGAHMQQGSMDREHGEL